A genomic region of Synechococcus sp. NOUM97013 contains the following coding sequences:
- the purD gene encoding phosphoribosylamine--glycine ligase: MAHSSPRPQALPSLRHLLVVGGGGREQALAWALRRCPGVEAVWVTPGNGGTAALGDCRQLNVGECDANGLIAACREQAIDLVVIGPEAPLAAGVADRLRDAGLAVFGPSAAGAQLEASKAWAKALMQEADIPTAGHWAVADADEGLAVLERIQRPLVVKADGLAAGKGVTVAETIEESATAIREAFAGRFGAAGERVVLEERLQGPEVSVFALCDGKRMVLLPPAQDHKRLLEGDRGPNTGGMGAYAPAPLLDQAGLEQVRALVLEPTLKALQAKGIQYRGVIYAGLMLTAEGPQVIEFNCRFGDPECQTLMPLLGPELAQVLQACALGCLDLAPSLSITEACSACIVAAAEGYPDAPRKGDAIQLQNDADASRQLFHAGTRLQDNGALVTAGGRVLTQVAQAEDFDQAFARAYAALDLVQFDGMQFRRDIGHQVRRS; this comes from the coding sequence ATGGCCCATTCCAGTCCCCGTCCCCAAGCCCTGCCTTCTCTTCGACATCTGCTGGTGGTGGGCGGCGGCGGCCGCGAACAGGCCTTGGCCTGGGCCCTGCGCCGCTGCCCGGGAGTGGAGGCGGTCTGGGTGACGCCCGGCAATGGCGGCACTGCTGCGCTGGGTGACTGCAGGCAGTTGAATGTTGGCGAATGCGACGCCAACGGCCTGATTGCCGCCTGCCGCGAGCAGGCGATTGATCTGGTGGTGATCGGACCTGAAGCGCCCCTCGCGGCCGGGGTGGCCGATCGCCTGCGCGACGCCGGCCTGGCGGTCTTTGGACCTTCCGCCGCCGGCGCGCAGCTGGAAGCCAGCAAAGCCTGGGCCAAGGCCTTGATGCAGGAGGCGGACATTCCCACCGCAGGCCACTGGGCTGTGGCCGATGCCGACGAGGGCCTCGCGGTGCTCGAGCGCATTCAACGGCCGCTGGTCGTCAAGGCCGACGGCCTGGCCGCCGGCAAGGGCGTCACCGTGGCGGAAACCATCGAAGAATCCGCAACCGCCATCCGTGAAGCCTTCGCCGGTCGTTTCGGTGCTGCCGGCGAGCGGGTGGTGCTGGAGGAACGGTTGCAGGGGCCGGAAGTGTCGGTGTTCGCCCTCTGTGATGGGAAGCGGATGGTGCTGCTTCCTCCCGCCCAGGACCACAAACGATTGCTGGAAGGAGATCGCGGCCCCAACACCGGTGGCATGGGTGCCTATGCCCCCGCCCCCCTTCTGGACCAAGCAGGACTCGAACAGGTGCGTGCACTGGTGCTCGAGCCCACGCTCAAGGCCCTGCAAGCCAAAGGGATTCAATACAGAGGCGTGATTTACGCCGGTCTGATGCTCACGGCAGAAGGCCCCCAGGTGATCGAATTCAACTGCCGATTCGGCGACCCCGAGTGCCAGACCCTGATGCCATTGCTTGGCCCGGAACTGGCTCAAGTGCTTCAGGCCTGCGCCTTGGGTTGTCTCGACCTCGCCCCCAGCCTGTCGATCACCGAGGCCTGCAGTGCCTGCATCGTGGCCGCTGCCGAGGGCTACCCAGACGCACCACGCAAGGGGGATGCCATTCAACTTCAGAACGATGCCGATGCCAGCCGGCAGCTGTTCCATGCCGGCACACGCCTTCAGGACAACGGCGCGCTGGTGACAGCCGGGGGGCGAGTGCTGACCCAGGTGGCCCAAGCCGAGGACTTCGACCAGGCGTTTGCCCGTGCCTACGCGGCCCTAGACCTGGTGCAGTTCGACGGCATGCAATTCCGCAGAGACATCGGCCATCAGGTCCGCCGGTCCTAG